In the genome of Bosea sp. BIWAKO-01, the window GGGGCCTGCTCGCTCGGCGGAGCACAAGGCGCGCTCGACAAGGCGCTGGCCTACGCACAGGAGCGCAAAGCCTTTGGCGCACGAATCGCCGATTTTCAGGCACTGCAGTTCAAGCTTGCCGACATGGCGACCGAGCTCGAGGCGGCGCGGACATTCCTGTGGCGCGCAGCCTCGGCACTCGACGAGAAGGCACCCGACGCGACCAAGCTCTGCGCCATGGCCAAGCGGGTTGCCACCGATACCGGTTTCGCGGTCGCGAACGAGGCGCTGCAGATTCATGGCGGCTACGGCTATCTCGCCGATTACGGCATCGAGAAGATCGTGCGGGACCTGCGCGTGCATCAGATCCTGGAAGGCACGAACGAGGTCATGCGCATGATCGTGGCGCGCTCGCTGGTAGGGCGGGCAAAGGGGAACTAGCCTCTAAGCCGGGATATCCCTGCCCCACGGAACAGCTTCTCAAACGACGAGGTTAGACCATGACCAGCATCGCCTTCATCGGGCTCGGCAATATGGGCGGCCCGATGGCCGCCAATCTCGTCAAGGCCGGACATCAGGTCAGCGCCTTCGACCTGGTGCAGGCCTCGAAGGACGCGGCGGCGGAACTTGGCGTGCATATCGCCGGCTCGGCGAGGGAGGCCGTCGCAAATGCCGAGGTCGTCGTCACGATGCTGCCAGCGGGCAAGCATGTGCTCACGGTCTGGGCCGATATCCTGCCCGCCGTGAAGCCCGGCACGCTGATCATCGATTCCTCGACGATCGATGTCGAAAGCGCTCGCAAGGCGCATGCGCTGGCGACCGAACGCGGCTGCCTTTCGCTCGATGCACCGGTTTCCGGCGGAGTCGGCGGAGCAAAGGGCGCGACCCTGACCTTCATGGTCGGCGGCTCGAAGGAGGCTTTCGAGAAGGGTGACCCGATCCTCTCCGCCATGGGCCGGCGCGTCGTCCATTGCGGCCCCGCCGGCAACGGCCAGGCGGCGAAGATCTGCAACAACATGATCCTGGGCATCTCGATGATCGGCGTCTCCGAGGCCTTCGTGCTGGCCGAGAAGCTCGGCTTGTCGCATCAGGCCCTGTTCGACGTCGCATCGACCTCATCCGGCCAGTGCTGGTCGCTGACCACCTACTGCCCCGTCCCCGGCCCGGTGCCGACCTCGCCGGCCAATAACGACTACAAGCCGGGCTTCGCTTCCGCGCTGATGCTGAAGGACCTGAAGCTCGCGCAGGAGGCAGCCCAGGCAGCCGGCGCTGCGACGCCTCTCGGCGCAGCCGCAGCCCAGCTTTTCAGCCTGCACAACGCCTGGGGCGAAGGCGGCTCCGACTTCTCCGCGATCATCCATCTGCTGCGCGGACGCGGCGAGCGCTAGATCGCCGATGTTTGCATCGGCTTTCCCGAGAACCGCGAACCACCTTTCGGGCTGATGCATTGAGGCAGGACCAAACCGCCGGAAGCAGACCCGCCTCGCGCTGTCCGCCTCTGGCGCAGGCGGCACTTTGCCGCTAGCACATCCGCCTATACGGCGGCTGTTCTTAAGCCGCCTGCCAGACGGGTGTGCGCATGAACGATGTCTCCTTTCGACGCGAACGCTCGGCCCTGACCGGCTTTGCCACGAACCCGCTCGACCGCCGCGGCGACCTGCGTGACCGTCCCGACGCGGTCGAGGGCTTTCGGACTTCGCCCGGTACGCGCCACGCGATCGTCTCCGGCGAGACGCCGATCCTGAAGCGGATCGACGCCGAGACATTGACGATCTGGTTCGCCGAGAGCGAGGCCGACGCGATCGGCAAGGCGCATGAGGAAGTCTTTCTCGGGCTCGACCCGCAAGGGACCGCCTGCTTCGGCCGACTGGTCGACCGGGAACTCGCCGAGCCGCTGCGCGAGCGCGACGATCTCGTGGTCAGCGACCTGCGCTCGATCGCCCTGAAGCGGCTCGTTCCGGCCGAAGAGGTCGGGCCGCTCGGCGAGGCCAAGGCCCTGCTCGATTGGCACGCGCGGCATCGCTTTTGCGCCCGCTGCGGCGGACTCTCGCCGACGGTGAGCGGCGGCTGGCGACGCGAATGCTCGCAATGCGGTGCGCTGCACTTCCCGCGCACCGACCCTGTCGTGATCATGCTCGCCGTGCGTGGCGATCGGTGTTTCCTGGCCCGTCAGGCCCGGTTCGCACCGGGCATGTATTCCTGCATCGCAGGCTTTCTCGAGCCCGGCGAGACCTTTGAGGATGCGGTGCGCCGCGAAACCCTCGAGGAAGCGGGGCTGCGCACCGGCGCCGTGCGTTACATCGCCTCGCAGCCCTGGCCCTTCCCGTCATCCCTGATGATCGGTTGTATCAGCGAGGCGCTGAACGACGACATCACGCTGGACGGGAACGAACTCGAAGCAGGGCGCTGGTTCTCGCGGGAGGAGGCGCTGCAGATGCTGGAGGGAAGGCATCGCGACGGCCTGTCGTGCCCGCCCCATATGGCGATCGCGAACACGATCCTGAAGGCGTGGGCCGAGGACGGCGTCACGCCCTAGTACGGCAGGACGTCTGCAGCCGACGCGGTTCCCGGTCGGCTGCTACAGCCTATTCCCCCGGCTCGGCGAGGCTCGCGCGGAATTCGTGCGCCGGGTAGACGCCGAGAATCTTCATCTCCTTGGAGAAATACTCGAGCTCGGTCAGGGCCCGCTTCAGATCCGGGTCCTCGGGATGCCCTTCGACATCGCAATAGAACATCGTCGCGGAGAAATGTCCGTCGACCATGTAGCTCTCGAGCTTGGTCATGTTGATGCCGTTGGTGGCAAAGCCGCCGAGCGCCTTGTACAGCGCCGCCGGGATGTTGCGCACGCGGAACATCAGCGTCGTCACGGTCTTGTTCGCGCCCTGGCGGGCGAATTCCGGATATTTCGAGAGTACGACGAAGCGCGTGGTGTTGTGCTTTTCGTCCTCGATGTCCTCCATCAGGATGTTGAGCCCATAGACCTCGGCGGCGATATGCGGCGCGATCGCTGCGCGAGTGACATCGCCGGCTTCCGCGACCTGCCGGGCCGAGCCCGCGGTATCAGCAGCGACCTCGGCCTTGAGGCCGAGCTTGCGGATGATCTTGCGGCACTGGCCGAGCGCATGGATATGGCTCTGCACGGTCTTCAGGGTGGCGAGCGTCGCTCCCTGCACCGCCATCAGGTGAAAGCGGATCGGCAGGAAATGCTCGCCGATGACGTGCAGGCCGGAACGCGGCAGCAGATGGTGGATATCGGCAACGCGACCGGCAATCGAATTGTCGATCGGGATCATGCCATAGCGGGCCGTGCCGTCGCTGACCGCGGACAGGGCATCCTCGAAGGTTGCGCAGGGGAGCAATTCGCAATCCGGAAAGACCTGCAGGGCGGCCTGAGAGGAGAAGGCTCCGGGCTCGCCCTGGTAGGACACGACGACAGACATGATTCAGGCTCCGAGGCGGGATTTCAGGAGCGCGCGGGCGCGATCCAGGTCAGGTGGAGTGTCGACGCCGCGCGGGACGTGATCGATGACCATCACGTCGATGCGCATGCCGTCTTCCAGTGCGCGCAGCTGCTCGAGCTTCTCGCGGAGTTCGAGCGGCGATTGCGGCAGGCTGACGAAGCGATCGAGCGCACGGCGGCGATACGCATAAAGGCCGACATGGTGATAGAGCGGCCCCTCGCCGCTCGGCGCGGTGGCACGAGTAAAATAGAGCGCGCGCATCCGGCCAGGACTGATCTCGCTACCGATCAGCTTGACGACGCTCGGTGCAGTCTTCTCGTCCTCGTCGGTGATGACGCCGGCCAGGGTCGCGATGTCGACGGCCGCATCCGCAAGCGGCTTCACCGCAGCGGCGATCGCGCTCGGCTCGAGCGTGGGAAAATCTCCCTGGACGTTGACGATGATGTCGTGGCGCCCCTGCGGGTCGACGATGTCGGCCGCTTCCTTGATTCGATCCGAGCCGGTCTGGTGGTGGATGCTGGTCATCACCGCCCTTCCCCCAGCCTTCTCGATCGCCGCTACGATGCGCGGTTCGTCAGTGGCGACGACCACGGCACCGACACCCGATTCCATCGCACGGCGCCAGACATGCACGATCATCGGTTCCCCGAGGATGTCTGCCAGAGGCTTGTCGGGCAGGCGGGTCGCCTGCATGCGGGCGGGAATCAGGATCAGCGGGTCC includes:
- the mmsB gene encoding 3-hydroxyisobutyrate dehydrogenase, with product MTSIAFIGLGNMGGPMAANLVKAGHQVSAFDLVQASKDAAAELGVHIAGSAREAVANAEVVVTMLPAGKHVLTVWADILPAVKPGTLIIDSSTIDVESARKAHALATERGCLSLDAPVSGGVGGAKGATLTFMVGGSKEAFEKGDPILSAMGRRVVHCGPAGNGQAAKICNNMILGISMIGVSEAFVLAEKLGLSHQALFDVASTSSGQCWSLTTYCPVPGPVPTSPANNDYKPGFASALMLKDLKLAQEAAQAAGAATPLGAAAAQLFSLHNAWGEGGSDFSAIIHLLRGRGER
- the nudC gene encoding NAD(+) diphosphatase, coding for MNDVSFRRERSALTGFATNPLDRRGDLRDRPDAVEGFRTSPGTRHAIVSGETPILKRIDAETLTIWFAESEADAIGKAHEEVFLGLDPQGTACFGRLVDRELAEPLRERDDLVVSDLRSIALKRLVPAEEVGPLGEAKALLDWHARHRFCARCGGLSPTVSGGWRRECSQCGALHFPRTDPVVIMLAVRGDRCFLARQARFAPGMYSCIAGFLEPGETFEDAVRRETLEEAGLRTGAVRYIASQPWPFPSSLMIGCISEALNDDITLDGNELEAGRWFSREEALQMLEGRHRDGLSCPPHMAIANTILKAWAEDGVTP
- a CDS encoding prephenate dehydratase; the protein is MMSVVVSYQGEPGAFSSQAALQVFPDCELLPCATFEDALSAVSDGTARYGMIPIDNSIAGRVADIHHLLPRSGLHVIGEHFLPIRFHLMAVQGATLATLKTVQSHIHALGQCRKIIRKLGLKAEVAADTAGSARQVAEAGDVTRAAIAPHIAAEVYGLNILMEDIEDEKHNTTRFVVLSKYPEFARQGANKTVTTLMFRVRNIPAALYKALGGFATNGINMTKLESYMVDGHFSATMFYCDVEGHPEDPDLKRALTELEYFSKEMKILGVYPAHEFRASLAEPGE
- a CDS encoding 3-deoxy-manno-octulosonate cytidylyltransferase, with the translated sequence MSDPLILIPARMQATRLPDKPLADILGEPMIVHVWRRAMESGVGAVVVATDEPRIVAAIEKAGGRAVMTSIHHQTGSDRIKEAADIVDPQGRHDIIVNVQGDFPTLEPSAIAAAVKPLADAAVDIATLAGVITDEDEKTAPSVVKLIGSEISPGRMRALYFTRATAPSGEGPLYHHVGLYAYRRRALDRFVSLPQSPLELREKLEQLRALEDGMRIDVMVIDHVPRGVDTPPDLDRARALLKSRLGA